The Leptospira bourretii region TAATAATACAGCATTTGGGCTGTATACGTCAATTGGTTTTTTATTTTACTTTTTGGTTTAGCTGTAATTTTCACGACTGTTCGCTTAACGAACTAGACTAACCGACGTAGGCTGTGCCCTGAGTCCCGGAAGGGGACGTTAGGGATTGGCACGACGCTTGCGTAAGCAAGAGGAGTGCCAAAAGCCTATGTGTCGCAGACCGAACGAGGGCGTAAGTCCCGAAGTGAAGCGGTTAGTCGCTGTTATACGAAGGTTCGCATTTACTTCCAATTATATATTCCGATATTTAACCCGTCTTTTTTGGCTGCGGTTGCCAGATTATCGTCTGCACTAAGAAAGAAAGTTTCTTCTTCTAATTCTCTGAATAGAAGAATCGCAGAAACGAGGTGAATGGCATCGAAACCTCGAAGTAGATATTTTGAATGAATTCTATCTAATTCCGAATTTATTGAATGATCTACGTTAATTTTGACAAGCTGATCCCAGTCAGATTTAAATTGTTTTATAATAGAATCTTTTACTTTGTCAGAGAACTTATCAATTTTTTGTTTTTTATTAATTGTGCCGAGGATTTCTGAATAGCCAACTTGCGATATTGCAAGATATCGATTATCCTTCCATATTTTTAATACAGTATTAGAGGCGAATTCATCAAAGTATTTTTTTACAAGAACGCTTGAATCTAAATAATAAAACATTAGCGATCATTCATTAAGATGTCGGATGCAGTGATTTTTGACTTTGTTTTTAAGGGAGGAGTAACCTTACTTTGCTTATCCTTACTTGGAAGTTGTATCATACCTTTCTCAGCTAAAAGATACATTTTCTCAATAGTAGATTTTTGTTTTATTGGTTCTTTTATTAGTCTAGCAATTGGTTTACCGTGATCGGTAACAATTACTTCGTCTCCGAGTCTTGCCTTATCGAGATATTCGCTGAGTTTTGCCTTTAGATCTCTTACTCCTACATATATCATCCTTTTGACTCCGAAGTTGTGGTTACAATTGTATGATAATGGTTACTTTTGAAGAAATCAAGACGAAAAAGTCCGAAATTTTTGCTTTTCTTCATTTTAAATAGATGTTTGCGAACTTTCGTATAACGAACTAGCCTTCCCGAAGTTCCCTGTAGCCGAGCCTCTGAAGGAGGCGTTGGCGTCGGCGCGACTTCTTGCTCTGGGCAAGAAGCGTGCCGGAAGGGAATTTGCCGTAGGCCGAGTGAGGCCTTGTGCCGAAACGTAGCGGGAAGACGCTGTTACACGCAGTCGCTTATTCGCCAGCAATTTCTAATGCTTTTTGTATTAAAGCTTTGGAAAGATGGATATCATGTTCTTCAAGAAGCATGAGTGAACTTTTAATTTCTGAAATTAATCGTTTATCTTTTGCAGTAATAAGAATGCCAATAGTTCCTATGACTTTTTGATTTTCCAATTTAGCTACTTTCCTTGCTTTTTTATCATCAAGTAGTAGAATACTATCTTTGAATTCTTTGGATAGGACGATCGCTTCTGATTCACCTTTTCCTAGCGAAAGTCTATAGGCGTTAAATGCTTCTATATTGTTACATTTTTTTATAAAGGGTTTAGCCCATTCTTGTAATGTGGAGCTGAATTTTTTGTCAGTCTGAACAATTTCCTCGTAAACAGAGAAGGG contains the following coding sequences:
- a CDS encoding type II toxin-antitoxin system VapC family toxin translates to MFYYLDSSVLVKKYFDEFASNTVLKIWKDNRYLAISQVGYSEILGTINKKQKIDKFSDKVKDSIIKQFKSDWDQLVKINVDHSINSELDRIHSKYLLRGFDAIHLVSAILLFRELEEETFFLSADDNLATAAKKDGLNIGIYNWK
- a CDS encoding DUF3368 domain-containing protein; the protein is MIIIADSSPLISLAIINKLQLLDDIFQEIIVPFSVYEEIVQTDKKFSSTLQEWAKPFIKKCNNIEAFNAYRLSLGKGESEAIVLSKEFKDSILLLDDKKARKVAKLENQKVIGTIGILITAKDKRLISEIKSSLMLLEEHDIHLSKALIQKALEIAGE
- a CDS encoding type II toxin-antitoxin system Phd/YefM family antitoxin; the encoded protein is MIYVGVRDLKAKLSEYLDKARLGDEVIVTDHGKPIARLIKEPIKQKSTIEKMYLLAEKGMIQLPSKDKQSKVTPPLKTKSKITASDILMNDR